In Bacteroides coprosuis DSM 18011, the following are encoded in one genomic region:
- a CDS encoding DEAD/DEAH box helicase domain protein (COGs: COG0513 Superfamily II DNA and RNA helicase~InterPro IPR011545:IPR001650:IPR014001~KEGG: bth:BT_1885 putative ATP-dependent RNA helicase~PFAM: DNA/RNA helicase, DEAD/DEAH box type, N-terminal; Helicase, C-terminal~SMART: DEAD-like helicase, N-terminal; Helicase, C-terminal~SPTR: ATP-dependent RNA helicase RhlE;~IMG reference gene:2504107151~PFAM: Helicase conserved C-terminal domain; DEAD/DEAH box helicase), with translation MTFKELNIIEPILQALTEKGYSTPTPIQEQAILPAIDHQDILGLAQTGTGKTAAFSIPIIQHLHLDSLQKEGEEKIAKRAIRALILTPTRELAIQIGESLKDYTRYTDLQYTVIFGGVKQGSQVNRLKAGVDILVATPGRLLDLMHQGHIKINKVQHFVLDEADRMLDMGFIHDIKRLLPRLPKNRQTLFFSATMPRSIASLSRSILKNPIRIEVTPASSVVDTIEQEVYFVEQNDKKDLLVKLLHEGDMKSVLVFSRTKHGANKIVKAITKAGITSEPIHGNKSQNARQRALENFKAHKTRVLVATDIAARGIDIENLELVVNYDLPNIPETYVHRIGRTGRAGNVGKALTFCAASERIFLKDIEKLTKNKLSIVKN, from the coding sequence ATGACATTTAAAGAATTAAACATTATAGAGCCTATATTACAAGCTCTAACAGAAAAGGGGTATTCTACTCCAACTCCCATACAAGAACAAGCAATATTACCCGCAATTGATCATCAAGATATTTTAGGCTTAGCGCAGACGGGTACTGGTAAAACTGCCGCTTTCTCTATTCCTATTATTCAGCATTTACATTTAGACTCTTTACAAAAAGAGGGTGAAGAAAAAATAGCTAAGAGAGCTATTAGAGCACTGATCCTGACTCCTACACGAGAATTAGCAATTCAAATAGGGGAATCATTAAAAGATTATACTCGTTATACCGATTTACAGTACACTGTAATCTTTGGAGGAGTAAAACAAGGTAGTCAAGTGAATCGATTAAAAGCTGGCGTTGATATTTTAGTGGCAACACCAGGTAGATTGCTCGACTTAATGCATCAAGGGCATATCAAAATTAATAAAGTACAACACTTTGTACTCGATGAGGCCGACCGTATGCTAGATATGGGTTTTATTCATGATATCAAGCGTTTATTACCACGCTTACCCAAGAATAGACAGACGTTGTTCTTTTCAGCAACCATGCCTCGTTCCATAGCTAGTTTATCACGCTCAATATTGAAAAACCCTATAAGAATAGAGGTAACTCCAGCATCATCAGTGGTGGATACCATTGAGCAAGAAGTTTATTTCGTAGAACAGAATGATAAGAAGGATTTATTAGTTAAATTGCTACACGAAGGAGATATGAAATCTGTTTTGGTGTTCTCAAGAACAAAGCACGGAGCTAATAAGATAGTAAAAGCAATTACAAAGGCTGGAATTACGAGTGAGCCTATTCATGGAAATAAGTCTCAAAATGCTCGTCAGCGTGCTTTGGAAAATTTTAAAGCACATAAAACTAGAGTACTTGTTGCTACAGATATTGCAGCAAGAGGTATCGATATAGAAAACTTAGAGCTAGTAGTGAATTATGATTTACCTAATATTCCAGAAACCTATGTACACCGTATTGGTCGTACGGGTAGGGCAGGAAATGTAGGTAAAGCTTTAACTTTCTGTGCTGCCTCTGAGCGTATCTTCTTGAAAGACATTGAAAAATTAACAAAAAACAAGCTCTCTATAGTTAAGAACTAG
- a CDS encoding tRNA (adenine-N(6)-)-methyltransferase (COGs: COG4123 O-methyltransferase~HAMAP: tRNA (adenine-N(6)-)-methyltransferase~InterPro IPR007848:IPR022882~KEGG: bth:BT_0838 putative RNA methyltransferase~PFAM: Methyltransferase small~SPTR: tRNA (adenine-N(6)-)-methyltransferase;~IMG reference gene:2504107142~PFAM: Methyltransferase small domain): MANPYFKFKQFTIWHDKCAMKVGTDGVLLGASAPVTNANFILDVGTGTGLIALMLAQRTVSAQIKALEIDEDAVIQAKENIERSPWKDRIEVIQSDFNLYEPNEKYDLIVSNPPYFVDSLLSPHKQRTNARHTQTLSFDALLDGVVRCLSAVGRFSVILPIEVQDLFCGLAKDRGLFLNKILYIQTKPGASAKRIILDFSFVESILLEDMLLVELARHQYSKEYIQLTKDFYLKM, translated from the coding sequence ATGGCGAATCCCTATTTTAAGTTTAAACAGTTTACCATTTGGCATGATAAATGTGCTATGAAAGTGGGTACAGATGGTGTGCTGCTAGGAGCAAGTGCACCTGTGACAAATGCTAATTTTATTTTAGATGTGGGTACGGGTACTGGGTTAATAGCTTTAATGTTGGCTCAAAGAACTGTGTCAGCTCAAATAAAAGCGTTAGAGATAGATGAGGATGCTGTTATACAGGCAAAAGAAAACATAGAGCGATCTCCTTGGAAGGATAGGATAGAAGTAATACAATCTGATTTCAATTTGTATGAACCCAACGAAAAGTATGATCTAATTGTATCAAATCCTCCGTATTTTGTTGATTCGCTACTTTCTCCACATAAGCAGCGTACCAACGCACGACATACCCAAACACTCAGCTTTGATGCTTTACTAGATGGGGTAGTTCGTTGTTTGTCGGCAGTAGGTCGGTTTTCAGTAATCCTCCCCATCGAGGTACAAGATTTGTTTTGTGGACTAGCAAAAGATAGAGGTTTATTTTTAAATAAGATTTTATATATTCAAACCAAGCCAGGAGCTTCTGCCAAAAGAATTATTCTTGATTTTAGTTTTGTAGAATCTATCTTATTGGAAGATATGCTTTTAGTTGAATTAGCTAGACATCAATATAGCAAAGAGTATATTCAACTCACAAAAGACTTTTACTTGAAAATGTAG
- a CDS encoding hypothetical protein (KEGG: bth:BT_0227 hypothetical protein~SPTR: Putative uncharacterized protein;~IMG reference gene:2504107149) yields the protein MKTLIKLSLVGLFLLLPTCIYADQPIRYGVVGGVNVSSIHASGTDYKAGFHVGGKMDVLISNNWYLDVSALFSMKGWKSTQYLHYFEEEILETDKYTLNNYYFEVPIHAMYKIQVSPKVSINLSAGPYLGFGLFGKVHVKAKTSSYSDLGKTLEEAKDSASLYKSGSGDKRFDFGIGAKVGVEINKKFQISAGYDWGFLKSNSGDDSQNRNIPISFTYIF from the coding sequence ATGAAAACATTAATCAAATTATCGTTAGTAGGCTTGTTTCTTCTTCTACCAACATGCATTTATGCTGATCAACCTATAAGATATGGTGTGGTGGGAGGAGTTAATGTGAGCAGTATACACGCTAGTGGAACAGATTATAAGGCTGGTTTCCATGTGGGAGGTAAAATGGATGTACTTATTTCTAATAATTGGTACTTAGATGTTTCGGCTCTTTTTTCAATGAAAGGATGGAAATCAACACAGTATTTGCATTATTTTGAAGAAGAGATTCTGGAAACAGATAAATACACTCTGAATAACTATTATTTTGAAGTACCTATTCATGCTATGTACAAAATACAGGTTAGTCCAAAGGTATCCATTAATTTATCTGCAGGGCCCTATCTAGGTTTTGGGTTATTTGGAAAAGTGCATGTGAAAGCCAAAACTTCTTCCTATTCAGATCTAGGAAAAACGCTCGAAGAAGCCAAAGACTCTGCTAGTCTATACAAAAGTGGTAGTGGAGATAAACGATTTGATTTTGGTATAGGAGCTAAGGTAGGTGTAGAAATTAATAAGAAGTTCCAAATATCTGCTGGGTACGACTGGGGTTTCTTGAAGAGTAATAGTGGTGACGATAGTCAGAATCGGAATATCCCTATATCTTTCACTTACATCTTTTAG
- a CDS encoding phospholipid/glycerol acyltransferase (COGs: COG0204 1-acyl-sn-glycerol-3-phosphate acyltransferase~InterPro IPR002123~KEGG: fjo:Fjoh_0969 phospholipid/glycerol acyltransferase~PFAM: Phospholipid/glycerol acyltransferase~SMART: Phospholipid/glycerol acyltransferase~SPTR: Phospholipid/glycerol acyltransferase;~IMG reference gene:2504107150~PFAM: Acyltransferase~TIGRFAM: 1-acyl-sn-glycerol-3-phosphate acyltransferases): MKKILAYPLSVLYYLFFGLTLVVFHVIQWLSYTLGGYQAHKVSVDWLCYFLVSNTYVLGTRYRFENLDKLPQGVPLIVVANHQSFYDIPAINWYMRKHHIKFISKIELGKGIPSISYNLRNGGSVLINRKDPRQSLREVGKLGEYIEKYNRSAVIFPEGTRSKTGKPKAFNESGIKVLCRKAPSAYIVPITINNSWKMTRWGAFPLGIGNKLTFTIQEPFAIKGMPFEDIFNRVQDVIVSGINPGE, translated from the coding sequence ATGAAGAAAATTTTAGCCTATCCACTTTCTGTTTTGTATTACCTCTTTTTTGGTCTTACACTGGTTGTCTTTCATGTCATTCAGTGGCTGAGCTATACCTTAGGAGGTTATCAAGCCCATAAAGTAAGTGTTGATTGGCTGTGTTATTTTCTGGTAAGCAATACTTATGTATTAGGAACTCGGTATAGATTTGAAAATCTAGATAAATTACCACAAGGAGTACCTTTAATTGTAGTAGCAAATCATCAGAGCTTTTACGATATACCTGCTATTAATTGGTATATGAGAAAACATCATATTAAGTTTATTAGTAAAATAGAACTAGGCAAAGGAATCCCGAGTATATCCTACAACTTAAGAAATGGAGGATCCGTATTAATAAATAGAAAAGATCCTCGCCAATCCTTGCGTGAAGTAGGAAAACTGGGAGAGTACATTGAGAAGTATAATCGATCTGCTGTGATCTTTCCTGAGGGTACGCGTAGTAAAACAGGTAAACCCAAGGCTTTTAATGAAAGTGGCATAAAAGTACTTTGTCGCAAAGCCCCATCAGCTTATATTGTACCTATTACTATTAATAATTCGTGGAAGATGACTCGTTGGGGAGCCTTTCCACTGGGCATAGGTAATAAATTGACTTTTACTATCCAAGAGCCTTTCGCTATTAAAGGTATGCCTTTTGAGGATATTTTCAATAGGGTACAAGATGTTATAGTAAGTGGAATCAATCCAGGTGAATAG
- a CDS encoding hypothetical protein (KEGG: pme:NATL1_19551 lipoyl synthase~SPTR: Lipoate synthase;~IMG reference gene:2504107148), with amino-acid sequence MLAVIFLMISCSNDRDLESLNSVDLNKIQVVNISDYLSPSTRNMSTLKETAPYMSNNYRITVAFENFTSGCCSGVKKKLYFW; translated from the coding sequence ATGCTTGCCGTGATATTTTTAATGATATCATGCTCCAATGATAGAGATTTGGAGTCGCTAAATTCTGTTGACTTGAATAAAATTCAGGTAGTTAATATTTCAGATTATCTCAGTCCTAGTACTAGGAATATGAGTACTCTAAAAGAAACGGCACCTTATATGTCTAATAATTATAGGATAACCGTTGCTTTTGAAAACTTTACTAGTGGTTGCTGCAGTGGAGTGAAAAAAAAGCTATACTTTTGGTGA
- a CDS encoding TonB family protein (InterPro IPR006260~KEGG: sli:Slin_4418 TonB family protein~SPTR: Putative TonB protein;~TIGRFAM: TonB, C-terminal~IMG reference gene:2504107145~PFAM: Gram-negative bacterial tonB protein~TIGRFAM: TonB family C-terminal domain), giving the protein MKKNILATVFASLLIVCGNPIKAQSISPIQEYTDQDIEQLTALDTITEIAGLKNGEELIYVKNKLKSVMRFKNGVQVGSQLDYYDNGQLFSHIRYNGEGVKEGPFTLYHSNGKSYYTSFYKEGVENGKYYEYSKSGALLKKGECIDGVKTDIPLTDSDKKEYTSTDKQHLEKDDSFQTADYRDGGINGLMNFIKRNIKYPVKEQRLKREGKVVIALRINKKGEMDNFYIQKSENKTFDEEALRVVKLIPNNWCPAMKDNKPVNTLYYLPINFRLR; this is encoded by the coding sequence ATGAAAAAGAATATACTAGCCACAGTCTTTGCTAGTTTACTGATCGTGTGCGGCAATCCGATAAAGGCACAGTCTATCTCTCCTATTCAAGAATATACAGATCAAGATATTGAACAGTTAACAGCCCTTGACACCATAACCGAAATAGCAGGGTTAAAAAATGGAGAAGAGCTCATTTATGTAAAAAACAAACTAAAATCTGTGATGAGATTTAAAAATGGAGTACAAGTGGGGTCACAACTCGATTATTATGATAATGGGCAACTATTCTCTCATATTAGATACAATGGTGAAGGAGTAAAAGAAGGTCCTTTTACCCTATACCACAGCAATGGGAAAAGTTATTACACCTCATTTTATAAAGAGGGAGTAGAAAATGGCAAATACTATGAGTATAGTAAAAGTGGGGCATTATTAAAAAAAGGGGAATGTATTGATGGAGTAAAAACGGATATTCCTCTTACAGACTCAGACAAAAAAGAGTACACCTCAACGGATAAACAACATTTAGAAAAAGATGATTCTTTTCAGACCGCAGATTATAGAGATGGTGGAATCAATGGATTAATGAACTTTATAAAACGCAACATTAAATATCCCGTAAAGGAACAAAGATTAAAAAGAGAAGGAAAAGTTGTTATAGCTCTAAGAATCAATAAAAAAGGGGAAATGGATAATTTTTACATTCAAAAAAGTGAAAACAAAACTTTTGATGAAGAAGCTCTTCGTGTTGTCAAGTTAATACCCAATAATTGGTGTCCGGCAATGAAAGACAATAAGCCTGTAAACACTCTCTATTATCTCCCTATTAACTTTCGTTTAAGATGA
- a CDS encoding hypothetical protein (KEGG: bfr:BF0244 hypothetical protein~SPTR: Putative uncharacterized protein;~IMG reference gene:2504107147~PFAM: Protein of unknown function (DUF2807)), protein MKRTILLCATLVLAVIATFAANGKKDYIVGNFTGIQLTGSPTIIVTQGKTTSVKAEGPQELIDLLEIKVDGKDLIVKQKSKSKIRFFGRNNMDNNYVKVYVEVPSLQTLNISGSGDIIVKEGMKWDSSTSMSISGSGDIEVALVNTESLNLYLKGSGDIDIKTVKVKYLDATVSGSGDIEVRNTDASTVKAYVKGSGDIDFKAGKAKQAEYKVSGSGDIHAHNLKVDQVNAEVSGSGDIRCQAKQSISGKVSGSGDVSYSGKPNQVNVSKKGFHAVK, encoded by the coding sequence ATGAAAAGAACTATTTTACTATGTGCAACTTTAGTACTAGCAGTGATTGCAACTTTTGCAGCAAATGGCAAAAAGGACTATATCGTTGGTAATTTTACAGGTATTCAACTAACAGGCTCTCCTACTATAATAGTAACCCAAGGGAAAACAACTAGTGTAAAAGCAGAAGGACCACAAGAACTTATTGACCTTTTAGAAATAAAAGTAGATGGCAAAGACTTAATTGTTAAACAAAAGAGTAAATCAAAAATAAGATTCTTTGGACGTAACAACATGGACAATAATTATGTCAAAGTATATGTAGAAGTACCTAGTCTTCAAACTCTAAACATAAGCGGCAGTGGGGATATCATAGTGAAAGAGGGTATGAAGTGGGATTCTTCCACTTCAATGTCTATCAGTGGCAGCGGGGATATAGAAGTAGCCCTAGTAAACACAGAAAGCCTCAACTTATATTTAAAAGGAAGTGGAGACATAGATATTAAAACAGTAAAAGTAAAATACCTAGATGCTACAGTTAGTGGTAGTGGGGATATAGAAGTTAGAAACACAGATGCCTCAACCGTTAAGGCTTATGTAAAAGGAAGTGGCGACATCGACTTTAAAGCAGGAAAAGCCAAACAAGCCGAATACAAAGTAAGCGGTAGTGGAGATATTCACGCTCACAATTTAAAGGTAGATCAAGTGAATGCGGAAGTTTCAGGCTCTGGAGATATTCGTTGCCAAGCCAAACAAAGTATTAGCGGCAAAGTTTCGGGTTCAGGAGATGTGAGTTATAGTGGAAAACCCAATCAAGTAAACGTAAGTAAGAAAGGTTTCCATGCAGTAAAATAA
- a CDS encoding hypothetical protein (KEGG: cdf:CD1992 putative lipoprotein~SPTR: Putative uncharacterized protein;~IMG reference gene:2504107146) has translation MKTRYKIATLFTLFGVLLITACSSSENINSEARKKYVESFINARTSEGVNILAHIPAEELEANQAIFFIPEKSVDSTPHSFSYEDPMTDELVRRHIALNPTKIAPSHGETIILKTLSGELVALYRIEDEIFANGIKVVLQPNDTEFGSYIYVSQEFVPSEKRYEEISKGIWSYDLAEEEINTHWYKNKKEVTATTQETLAKIDQESLVRKEKNINFVELDFTTRQICYKGTDSPISKSFFYIKDNRVYRMEKEGTPTTDLLGVLSDDEKSFQLYTHRVYKKQCVQSSNITPDRYIPNTGEEIGLLSEKEIIQNSNNTLHSPCVNLNNLELIYIQYTKKFNKIDN, from the coding sequence ATGAAAACTAGATATAAAATAGCTACATTATTTACCCTTTTTGGGGTACTGCTGATTACAGCATGTAGCTCTTCAGAAAATATAAATTCAGAAGCTCGAAAAAAGTACGTTGAGTCTTTTATTAATGCTCGTACAAGCGAAGGAGTCAATATTTTAGCCCATATTCCTGCTGAAGAGCTTGAAGCAAATCAGGCTATTTTCTTTATTCCAGAAAAGAGCGTAGATAGCACTCCGCATAGCTTCAGCTATGAAGACCCTATGACCGATGAATTAGTAAGACGTCATATAGCTTTAAATCCTACTAAAATAGCACCCTCTCACGGTGAAACCATAATTCTAAAAACACTTAGTGGCGAACTTGTAGCCTTATACCGAATTGAAGATGAAATATTTGCTAATGGTATCAAAGTGGTATTACAGCCGAATGACACCGAGTTTGGCTCATACATTTATGTCAGTCAAGAATTTGTTCCAAGTGAAAAGAGATATGAAGAGATCAGTAAAGGGATATGGTCATATGATCTAGCTGAGGAAGAAATTAACACACATTGGTATAAGAACAAAAAGGAAGTTACTGCTACTACTCAAGAAACTTTAGCAAAAATAGACCAAGAGTCCTTAGTGAGAAAAGAGAAGAACATCAATTTTGTGGAACTAGATTTCACTACCCGACAAATTTGCTATAAAGGAACAGATTCTCCTATAAGCAAAAGTTTCTTCTACATAAAGGATAACCGCGTTTACCGTATGGAAAAAGAAGGTACTCCCACTACCGATTTACTCGGAGTACTATCTGATGACGAGAAAAGCTTCCAGCTATATACACATCGTGTTTATAAAAAACAATGTGTACAATCTAGTAATATAACGCCAGATAGATATATACCCAATACTGGAGAAGAGATAGGATTACTTAGCGAAAAAGAAATCATTCAAAACTCAAATAACACGCTCCACTCTCCATGTGTAAATTTAAATAATCTAGAGCTTATATACATTCAGTACACCAAGAAGTTTAACAAAATAGATAATTAA